In the genome of Photobacterium sp. TLY01, one region contains:
- a CDS encoding response regulator transcription factor, with the protein MSYKILVVDDEPQIHTFIRISLAAEGFDYLGADTLQSATACFEAHAPHVVVLDLGLPDGDGAAFLARLRTSHKTPVLILTARDQEEEKIRLLEAGANDYLSKPFGIKELIARIKVLVRDLVDDQVTNDEMICGRLKIVKSTHQCWLDGHEIPLTKKEFAFIEQLIQQPGKLVKQSSLLDVIWGATHRDDTHYLRILVSQLRKKLNDSADEQQLIKTESGLGYRLVSGPSDSG; encoded by the coding sequence ATGAGCTATAAAATTTTAGTGGTGGATGATGAACCTCAGATTCACACCTTTATCCGCATATCCCTTGCCGCTGAGGGATTTGACTATCTGGGGGCCGATACTCTTCAGTCGGCAACAGCGTGTTTTGAGGCGCATGCTCCCCATGTGGTCGTTCTGGATCTCGGTCTGCCTGATGGCGATGGCGCGGCTTTTCTGGCCCGTCTCCGCACATCTCATAAAACCCCGGTACTGATTCTGACAGCCCGGGATCAGGAAGAAGAAAAGATCCGTTTACTTGAAGCCGGCGCCAACGATTATCTGAGCAAACCCTTTGGTATCAAGGAGCTGATCGCGCGCATTAAAGTGCTGGTCAGAGATTTGGTCGATGACCAGGTGACCAATGATGAAATGATCTGCGGCAGGCTGAAAATAGTAAAAAGTACCCATCAATGCTGGTTAGACGGTCATGAAATACCGTTAACAAAGAAAGAGTTTGCCTTTATTGAGCAGCTTATTCAGCAACCGGGCAAGCTGGTGAAACAATCGTCTCTGCTCGATGTTATCTGGGGAGCGACCCATCGTGATGACACGCATTATTTGCGTATTTTAGTCAGCCAGCTGCGCAAAAAACTCAATGACAGTGCAGACGAGCAGCAGTTGATTAAAACGGAATCCGGGCTCGGTTATCGGTTGGTTTCTGGCCCGTCAGATAGCGGTTAA
- a CDS encoding ATP-binding protein has protein sequence MFTDWRSSHFLFSFIALASALMASWLIDRALGSTIAVLLILQLAVVVVALQCTSRFAYGFAVIEAMSFNFLFTTPRYSLQMFHAEDMINLVVFIIVALTTSQLAEHYRRQQDELKKTKLRNSILLSVSHDLRTPLATIIGTLTTLNEYLPKLSEGEKRELLNSATAESHRLHQYIENLLQATKLQHGALKITRNDESLADIVHQVVARLPDAQSRGRVQVQGQVSRVLVSGVLIEQALFNVLDNALRFSPAHQPVIVTLFQEPDVIRIDIQDSGDGIAAKDAEQIFDLFYSNSGKKTADSGTGIGLAVAKGIITAHQGHIESVPVSEGCLIRIRLPNDQPTSSP, from the coding sequence ATGTTTACTGATTGGCGAAGCAGCCATTTTCTGTTTTCTTTCATTGCGTTGGCGAGTGCGCTCATGGCTTCGTGGCTGATTGATCGGGCGCTGGGTTCTACGATAGCCGTTCTGCTGATTTTACAACTTGCCGTTGTGGTCGTGGCCTTGCAATGCACTTCGCGTTTTGCCTATGGCTTTGCGGTGATAGAAGCAATGAGTTTCAATTTCTTATTTACCACACCGCGTTATTCACTGCAGATGTTCCATGCGGAAGATATGATTAATCTGGTTGTTTTTATTATTGTGGCACTGACAACCAGCCAGCTTGCAGAGCATTATCGCCGCCAGCAGGATGAGCTAAAGAAAACCAAATTGCGCAACAGTATTTTGCTCTCGGTGTCCCATGATCTTCGCACGCCGCTGGCGACGATTATTGGCACACTCACCACGCTCAACGAATACCTGCCCAAACTCAGCGAGGGTGAAAAAAGGGAGTTGCTCAACAGCGCTACCGCAGAAAGCCATCGCTTACATCAGTATATCGAGAACCTTCTGCAAGCAACTAAGCTGCAGCATGGTGCGCTGAAAATCACCCGTAATGACGAGTCTCTGGCTGATATTGTTCATCAGGTGGTTGCACGATTACCCGATGCCCAAAGCAGGGGCAGGGTGCAGGTACAAGGTCAGGTATCGCGCGTTTTGGTAAGCGGTGTGCTCATTGAACAAGCCTTGTTTAATGTATTGGATAATGCGTTACGTTTTTCACCTGCGCATCAACCTGTCATTGTCACACTCTTTCAGGAACCCGATGTTATCCGGATTGATATTCAGGACAGCGGCGACGGCATTGCGGCTAAAGATGCGGAGCAGATTTTCGATCTCTTTTATTCAAACTCAGGCAAGAAAACGGCAGATTCAGGCACAGGCATAGGTTTAGCGGTCGCAAAAGGCATTATTACCGCGCATCAGGGTCATATTGAGTCTGTGCCTGTGTCAGAAGGCTGCCTGATCCGAATCCGCTTACCGAACGATCAGCCCACAAGCAGCCCTTAA
- a CDS encoding TrkA family potassium uptake protein, with the protein MAHFTVIGLGRFGVSASLELIHLGHTVTGVDRDPKIVEKYIEELTQAVICDSTDESALRELDLTSSEAVLVAIGQDMQSSLLCTLALKNLGVKEIWVKASTKAHHTIVSKLGVQRIIHPEEEMGIRVAQSLNYPMVNNYLAIGHGLYVVEIHVKPALHDVPVSRVLGDARGSVQAVLVKREQEVFTSINTNFALKEHDILLLCGTRAELKYIAPRLV; encoded by the coding sequence ATGGCACATTTTACAGTCATTGGCTTAGGACGCTTTGGCGTGTCCGCCAGCCTGGAATTGATTCATCTCGGGCATACAGTAACAGGGGTAGACAGAGACCCGAAAATTGTCGAGAAGTATATCGAAGAGCTCACGCAAGCTGTGATTTGCGATTCTACCGATGAAAGCGCGTTAAGGGAGCTGGATCTGACCAGCAGCGAAGCTGTGCTGGTGGCTATTGGTCAGGACATGCAATCGAGCCTGCTGTGCACGCTGGCGCTGAAAAATCTCGGGGTAAAGGAAATCTGGGTCAAAGCGAGTACCAAAGCGCACCATACGATTGTGTCGAAACTGGGCGTGCAACGCATTATTCATCCGGAAGAAGAAATGGGGATCCGCGTTGCACAGTCGCTCAATTATCCCATGGTCAATAACTACCTGGCGATCGGGCATGGGTTATACGTGGTGGAAATTCATGTGAAACCCGCGCTGCATGATGTGCCGGTTTCCCGGGTATTAGGCGATGCGAGAGGCAGTGTGCAGGCTGTGTTGGTGAAGCGGGAGCAGGAGGTGTTCACCAGCATTAACACGAACTTTGCACTCAAAGAACACGACATACTTTTACTCTGCGGCACTCGGGCAGAACTGAAGTATATCGCGCCAAGGTTGGTGTAG
- a CDS encoding cytochrome c: MQKLVTLALLFAISRVAVADTDTELIKKGKYLSEMADCYACHTAEGGEPYAGGLAFKTPFGTIYSTNITSDKQHGIGDYNFEQFDKAVRLGVAPKGNLYPAMPYTSFDKITHEDMQALYAYFMDIKPSPQPNPDNDVMFPANIRMGLKVWNFFNHSPQKYVMDNSKSEVWNRGNYILNSFGHCGECHTPRDMTFAMEEDKHYQGAMIGNVWAPDITSKTLVQQGWSTQDVKDLLRSGSSRKGTVVGEMYTAIYHSLSKFDDQDLQAAAVYLLDSDAEVAGKDLVSNTEANQGEGYQLYMGYCAGCHGIEGKGKPNFAPGLAGNGSLAHDNSINLLVATLYGIKPQHYSTLVSFDDMPAYGDKLSDAELTELVNYLKAAFTDSPVRYSVAQMSSLRKEVEENQKQATH; the protein is encoded by the coding sequence TACGGACACCGAACTTATCAAAAAAGGCAAATACTTATCAGAGATGGCTGACTGCTATGCCTGCCATACCGCGGAGGGGGGAGAACCGTACGCGGGCGGATTAGCATTTAAAACCCCGTTTGGCACCATTTATTCAACCAATATCACCTCAGACAAACAGCATGGTATTGGCGACTACAATTTTGAACAGTTCGATAAGGCTGTGCGTTTGGGTGTTGCTCCGAAAGGTAATTTATATCCGGCCATGCCTTATACCTCTTTCGATAAGATCACCCATGAAGACATGCAAGCGCTGTACGCGTACTTCATGGACATCAAGCCCTCACCGCAGCCAAATCCGGATAATGATGTGATGTTTCCGGCGAATATCCGTATGGGATTGAAAGTATGGAATTTTTTCAATCACAGCCCGCAAAAGTATGTGATGGATAACAGCAAAAGTGAAGTCTGGAACCGAGGGAACTATATCCTTAACAGCTTTGGGCACTGCGGTGAATGCCATACTCCCCGGGATATGACTTTTGCTATGGAAGAAGACAAACATTATCAGGGGGCCATGATAGGCAATGTATGGGCACCGGATATCACGTCAAAAACGTTGGTTCAACAAGGCTGGAGTACTCAAGATGTGAAAGATCTGCTCCGTTCCGGTTCTTCCCGCAAGGGTACCGTTGTGGGTGAGATGTATACTGCCATTTATCACAGCTTGAGTAAGTTTGATGATCAGGACTTACAAGCCGCGGCGGTCTATTTACTCGATAGTGATGCAGAGGTGGCAGGTAAAGATCTGGTTTCAAATACAGAGGCTAACCAGGGTGAAGGTTACCAGCTTTACATGGGGTACTGCGCAGGTTGTCACGGCATCGAAGGAAAAGGTAAGCCCAATTTTGCCCCGGGCCTGGCGGGCAATGGCTCTCTGGCTCATGACAATAGTATCAATTTGTTAGTGGCGACGTTGTACGGCATCAAACCCCAGCATTACTCCACTTTAGTGTCGTTTGATGATATGCCTGCCTATGGGGATAAGCTCAGTGATGCCGAGCTGACAGAGCTGGTGAACTATCTCAAGGCAGCCTTTACCGACTCGCCTGTTCGTTACTCCGTGGCACAAATGAGCTCTCTGCGCAAAGAAGTCGAGGAGAATCAGAAACAAGCAACCCACTGA
- a CDS encoding XdhC family protein, which yields MSNHLLSLLTQWRDLKDEANWVLGTVYKTEGPAYRKSGAMMLFSDAGHQLGMLSGGCLESDIHLHARKAIVSQRAVTLTYDGSDEDDVAFQLGIGCGGTVYILLQPLTERNQYLGLLQVVDALHDYRKGYYFQKISNKDIVARFMAEPMHSDHPSLRAQLLVQDDGLWLCTPIKAPLHLLIVGGGIDARPVAQLAHQLGWRVSLWDPRPANGRREYFPHLAQRLSGEARELSDYCLTHHVSAAVLMSHNATLDAEALAALAALAGAELKYLALLGPVNRRERVIELSGIDTGKLPVPLSGPAGLDVGAELPETIALSILAECQAVITHTSARSLSGISTTGEMRRHGI from the coding sequence ATGTCTAATCATTTGTTGTCTTTGCTGACCCAATGGCGTGATCTGAAAGACGAAGCAAACTGGGTTCTGGGTACCGTATATAAAACGGAAGGGCCGGCTTACCGTAAATCAGGGGCCATGATGTTGTTCAGTGATGCAGGACATCAGCTGGGCATGCTGAGTGGGGGCTGCCTCGAATCAGATATCCATCTGCACGCCCGGAAAGCAATCGTCAGTCAGCGAGCTGTCACACTGACCTATGATGGCAGCGATGAAGACGATGTGGCGTTTCAGCTCGGCATCGGTTGCGGCGGAACTGTGTACATTCTTTTGCAGCCGTTGACAGAGCGCAATCAATACCTCGGGCTGCTGCAGGTTGTCGATGCACTGCACGACTATCGCAAAGGTTATTATTTTCAAAAAATCTCCAATAAAGACATTGTTGCCCGTTTCATGGCAGAGCCGATGCACAGTGATCACCCTAGTTTACGCGCTCAGCTACTTGTACAGGACGATGGTCTGTGGCTGTGCACCCCGATTAAAGCCCCGCTGCATTTGCTGATAGTCGGCGGCGGTATTGATGCCAGACCGGTTGCTCAGCTGGCGCATCAACTCGGATGGCGCGTCAGCTTATGGGATCCAAGGCCAGCGAATGGCCGCCGGGAATATTTCCCGCATCTGGCGCAGCGACTGAGCGGAGAGGCCCGTGAACTCAGTGATTATTGTCTGACACATCATGTGTCGGCGGCAGTCTTGATGAGCCACAATGCAACGTTAGATGCCGAGGCACTGGCGGCACTGGCGGCACTGGCCGGGGCTGAGCTCAAGTATCTTGCACTTTTGGGGCCGGTGAACCGCCGTGAACGCGTGATTGAACTGTCTGGCATCGATACAGGCAAGTTGCCGGTACCGCTATCAGGACCCGCCGGGCTGGATGTGGGGGCTGAACTGCCTGAAACGATCGCGCTGTCGATTCTTGCTGAGTGCCAGGCTGTCATCACGCATACCAGTGCCCGATCGCTAAGCGGGATATCAACAACTGGCGAGATGAGACGGCATGGAATTTAA
- a CDS encoding NTP transferase domain-containing protein — translation MQIAVMIMAAGEGKRFGGCKLLSELDASHSILSHAVEMATASQIGPVFVVTGRWHNEIAKAQRLGLLAQVPLYYCPQWTQGLGSSIAHGTQILAADFDAMMITLADQVALSSQDFKQFAISATPEHIVCARYNNRRGVPALFPASCFSQLTQCAGEHGARHLLRSHSFPVHEILLPHAAYDIDTQEALADWRHRLQR, via the coding sequence ATGCAGATCGCTGTAATGATCATGGCTGCCGGAGAGGGAAAGCGCTTTGGTGGCTGTAAACTGCTGAGCGAGCTGGATGCCAGCCACAGCATATTGTCTCATGCCGTTGAGATGGCCACGGCCAGCCAGATAGGGCCGGTGTTTGTGGTCACCGGCCGGTGGCATAACGAGATTGCAAAAGCACAGAGGCTGGGGCTTCTGGCTCAGGTACCTTTGTATTACTGTCCTCAGTGGACGCAAGGATTAGGCAGTTCAATTGCTCATGGAACCCAAATACTAGCCGCTGATTTCGACGCAATGATGATCACTCTTGCCGATCAGGTGGCACTGAGCAGTCAAGACTTTAAACAATTTGCGATATCCGCCACCCCTGAACACATCGTTTGTGCAAGATATAACAACAGGCGCGGGGTGCCTGCACTCTTTCCTGCCAGCTGTTTTTCACAGCTAACACAATGTGCCGGAGAACACGGTGCCCGTCATCTGTTGCGCAGTCATTCCTTCCCGGTACATGAAATTCTACTGCCCCACGCCGCGTATGACATTGATACGCAGGAAGCACTCGCTGACTGGCGGCATCGCTTGCAACGTTAA